The Girardinichthys multiradiatus isolate DD_20200921_A chromosome Y, DD_fGirMul_XY1, whole genome shotgun sequence genome has a window encoding:
- the LOC124864133 gene encoding sodium channel protein type 4 subunit alpha B-like isoform X2 codes for MATRKRGKSFFELWRRNKERGAVLKRTNQLRTSHLRRLLGNTEARVVLQNVNMAPLLPPVGAEVFRRLTPASLEEIQRRHEAEEREQQSRKEQKIEIAEENLPKPASDLEAGKPLPFIYGDPPPEFLNIPLEELDPFYQSQKTFIILSKGNIIYRFNADPACYLLSPLNPLRIFSIRILIHSLFSLFIMVTILTNCVFMTMSDPPAWSKTVEYVFTGIYTLEATIKVLSRGFCVGDFTFLRDPWNWLDFMVISMAYLTEFVDLGNVSALRTFRVLRALKTITVIPGLKMIVGALIQSVKKLRDVMILTVFCLSVFALIGLQLFMGNLRQKCVLIPPQSLNNHTSEEASNISLYGNNSTDYDYYMHINDPENYYYLPGQPDALLCGNSSDSGTCPDGYMCLKTGRNPNYGYTSYDSFSWAFLALFRLMTQDYWENLFHLTLRAAGKTYMIFFVVIIFLGSFYLINLILAVVAMAYAEQNEANIAEAKQKEEEYAQILEALKKREEELANRAALLEKEDSASQSHEQEHTMMDDFDDDQRPCPPCWYVFADIFLKWNCCSCWRWLKKVLYTIVMDPFVDLTITICIVLNTVFMAMEHYPMTEEFEELLSIGNLVFTGIFTAEMVLKLLAMDPYHYFQVGWNIFDSIIVTMSLVELGLANVQGLSVLRSFRLMRVFKLAKSWPTLNMLIKIIGNSVGALGNLTLVLAIIVFIFAVVGMQLFGKSYQDCVCRISSDCELPRWHMNDFFHAFLIIFRVLCGEWIETMWDCMEVAGQSMCLIVFMMVLVIGNLVVLNLFLALLLSSFSGGNLSAPEDEGENNLQIAINRISRAIAWTKTWFLKHIWTVVLKKNNVNADTTAVTCEEGGKSKEALALTIITLEQPMVQVQTPRIDVSNLSSYYQNITSLKVPIAEAESDFEIPDNEDDEEDEDNIEEQLHQGDEGSVCSTVQRLPEVPKEEEEDDTPEDCCTEKCYSRCPWLDIDMSQNRGKFWYNFRKTCFTIVEHNYFETFIIFMILLSSGALAFEDIYIEQRRVIKIILEYADQVFTYVFVVEMVLKWVAYGFKTYFTNAWCWLDFLIVDVSLVSLTANILGYSELGAIKSLRTLRALRPLRALSRFEGMRVVVNALVGAIPSIFNVLLVCLIFWLIFSIMGVNLFAGKFYYCFNKTSEDVFHIDQVNNKTECFELIQQNFTEVHWKNSKINFDNVGMGYLSLLQVATFKGWMNIMYSAVDSRQVESQPYYEDNLYMYMYFVCFIIFGSFFTLNLFIGVIIDNFNQQKAKLGGTDLFMTEEQKKYYNAMKKLGSKKPQKPVPRPKNKFQGLVFDLVTKQFFDILIMVLICLNMVTMMVETDEQSQEKEAILYWVNLVFIIIFTTECCLKMIALRKHYFNVGWNIFDFVVVILSVIGLLLADIIEKYFVSPTLFRVIRLARIGRILRLIRGAKGIRTLLFALMMSLPALFNIGLLLFLIMFIFSIFGMSNFAYVKKEGMIDDIFNFESFGNSMICMFMITTSAGWDGLLYPIMNTPPDCDPYFENPGSPVKGNCGSPAVGIVFFTSYIIMSFLVVVNMYIAIILENFNVATEESSDPLSEDDFDMFYETWEKFDPQASQFIHYSELSDLCDALQDPMRIPKPNTIKLIQMDLPLVPGDKIHCMDILLALTAEVLGESEAMDALKATIEEKFMASNPSKVLYEPISNTLRRKHEELAATLIQRAYRRHLLQRVLKLASYKYRERTEGRQDDLSPPETEGFLCKRMNQLYGDSETVAAASDEGRSIHVEPQRDILLHSAPPHSDCNFLQDESLTESMIQSQTNSNQECFLSKM; via the exons ATGGCCACCAGGAAGAgaggaaaatctttttttgaaTTATGGAGGAGAAACAAGGAGAGAGGAGCGGTTCTAAAGAGAACCAATCAACTGAGAACATCCCACCT gagacggttgctaggcaacacaGAAGCAAGGGTGGTACTCCAAAATGTCAATATGGCACCTCTGTTGCCCCCTGTTGGTGCGGAGGTGTTTAGACGTTTAACACCAGCTTCACTGGAGGAAATTCAACGACGGCATGAAGCTGAAGAGAGAGAGCAGCAAAGCAGAAAGGAGCAGAAGATCGAG ATAGCAGAGGAAAATCTTCCTAAACCAGCAAGTGATCTGGAAGCTGGGAAGCCCCTGCCCTTTATTTATGGAGACCCACCCCCAGAGTTTCTCAACATCCCATTGGAGGAGTTGGACCCCTTCTACCAATCACAGAAG ACCTTCATCATACTCAGTAAAGGAAACATCATCTACAGGTTTAATGCTGATCCTGCCTGTTACCTGCTGAGTCCTTTAAACCCTCTGAGGATCTTCTCCATCAGGATCCTCATCCATTC tttatTCAGTCTCTTCATCATGGTGACAATCCTGACCAACTGTGTGTTCATGACCATGAGTGATCCTCCAGCATGGAGCAAGACGGTGGa ATACGTGTTCACAGGGATCTACACGCTCGAGGCAACCATCAAAGTGTTGTCCAGAGGATTCTGTGTGGGAGACTTCACCTTCCTGAGAGATCCGTGGAACTGGCTGGACTTCATGGTCATCAGCATGGC ATACCTGACAGAGTTTGTTGACTTGGGAAATGTTTCTGCACTGAGGACTTTCAGAGTTCTCCGAGCCCTGAAAACGATCACAGTAATCCCTG GTTTAAAGATGATTGTCGGAGCTCTCATCCAATCAGTGAAGAAGCTGCGTGACGTCATGATTCTGACCGTGTTTTGTCTCAGTGTCTTTGCTCTGATTGGTCTTCAGCTTTTCATGGGAAACCTTAGACAAAAATGTGTACTGATCCCACCACAGTCACTCAACAACCACACATCAGAGGAAGCATCCAACATCAGTCTCTATGGAAACAACAGCACTGACTATGATTACTACATGCACATTAACGACCCAG AGAATTACTACTACCTACCTGGTCAACCTGATGCTTTGCTGTGTGGAAACAGCTCTGATTCAGG AACCTGTCCAGATGGCTACATGTGTCTGAAGACCGGGAGAAACCCAAACTACGGTTATACCAGCTACGACTCTTTCAGCTGGGCGTTTCTGGCGCTGTTCAGACTCATGACCCAGGACTACTGGGAAAACCTGTTCCACCTG ACACTGCGAGCAGCAGGCAAAACCTACATGATCTTCTTCGTGGTCATCATTTTCCTTGGTTCCTTCTACCTCATTAATCTCATCCTGGCGGTGGTTGCCATGGCGTACGCTGAGCAGAACGAGGCTAACATTGCTGAggccaaacaaaaagaagaggAGTACGCCCAGATCCTGGAGGCGCTGAagaagagagaagaggag TTGGCCAACAGGGCAGCACTCTTGGAAAAAGAAGACTCTGCATCACAGAGCCATGAACAGGAGCACACTATGATGGACG ACTTTGATGACGACCAGAGACCATGTCCTCCATGCTGGTATGTGTTTGCTGATATCTTCCTGAAGTGGAACTGTTGCAGCTGTTGGAGATGGCTGAAAAAAGTTCTCTATACTATTGTCATGGATCCATTTGTGGACCTCACCATCACCATCTGCATTGTCCTCAACACCGTCTTCATGGCCATGGAGCATTATCCGATGACTGAGGAGTTCGAGGAGCTTCTCAGCATTGGAAATCTG GTCTTTACAGGGATCTTTACAGCCGAGATGGTTCTCAAACTTCTGGCAATGGATCCATATCATTACTTCCAG GTGGGCTGGAACATCTTTGACAGCATCATTGTCACCATGAGTCTTGTGGAGCTGGGGCTGGCTAACGTTCAGGGTCTGTCTGTGCTGCGGTCCTTCAGATTG ATGAGAGTCTTTAAGCTGGCCAAATCATGGCCGACTCTCAACATGTTGATAAAGATTATCGGGAACTCTGTGGGAGCGCTGGGAAACTTAACGCTGGTACTCGCCATTATTGTCTTCATCTTCGCTGTCGTTGGGATGCAGCTGTTTGGAAAGAGCTACCAAGATTGCGTCTGTCGCATTTCATCCGACTGTGAGCTTCCTCGCTGGCACATGAACGACTTCTTTCATGccttcctcatcatcttcagGGTTCTTTGTGGCGAGTGGATTGAGACCATGTGGGACTGTATGGAGGTCGCAGGGCAGTCTATGTGTCTGATTGTCTTCATGATGGTGCTGGTGATTGGCAACCTGGTG GTCCTGAATCTGTTCCTGGCCTTGTTGCTGAGCTCATTCAGTGGTGGCAATCTTTCTGCTCCAGAAGACGAAGGAGAAAACAATCTCCAGATTGCGATAAACCGGATCAGCAGGGCTATAGCCTGGACCAAGACCTGGTTCCTCAAACATATCTGGACTGTGGTGTTAAAGAAGAACAATGTGAATGCAGACACAACTG CTGTGACCTGCGAGGAAGGCGGTAAATCGAAGGAAGCTTTAGCTCTAACAATCATAACTTTAGAACAGCCAATGGTACAAGTCCAAACCCCGAGAATTGACGTTTCCAACCTGAGCAGCTACTACCAAAACATCACATCTCTCAAGGTCCCCATTGCTGAGGCCGAGTCTGACTTTGAGATTCCTGataatgaagatgatgaggaggatGAGGATAATATAGAAGAACAGCTCCATCAA GGTGATGAGGGTTCGGTCTGCAGCACCGTGCAGAGACTTCCTGAAGTCCcaaaggaagaagaagaagatgacaCTCCTGAAGACTGTTGCACAGAAA AGTGTTACAGTCGCTGTCCGTGGCTGGATATAGACATGTCCCAGAACAGAGGAAAGTTCTGGTATAATTTCAGGAAAACTTGCTTCACCATCGTAGAGCACAACTACTTTGAGACGTTCATCATCTTCATGATCCTGCTGAGCAGTGGAGCGCTG GCTTTTGAGGACATCTACATTGAGCAGCGCCGGGTCATCAAGATAATTCTGGAATATGCAGATCAGGTTTTCACTTACGTGTTTGTGGTGGAGATGGTTCTCAAGTGGGTTGCCTATGGTTTCAAGACCTACTTCACCAACGCTTGGTGCTGGCTGGACTTCCTCATTGTAGAT GTGTCTCTGGTGTCACTGACAGCAAACATTCTGGGATACTCTGAGCTGGGGGCCATCAAGTCTCTGAGGACTCTGAGAGCACTAAGGCCTCTCAGGGCCTTGTCTCGCTTTGAGGGCATGAGG GTGGTGGTTAATGCCTTGGTTGGTGCCATACCCTCGATCTTCAATGTGCTGCTGGTCTGTTTGATCTTCTGGCTCATTTTTAGCATCATGGGTGTGAACCTGTTTGCAGGGAAGTTTTATTACTGTTTCAACAAAACATCAGAGGACGTGTTCCACATTGACCAAGTCAACAATAAGACCGAGTGTTTCGAGCTGATTCAGCAAAACTTCACCGAGGTCCACTGGAAGAACAGCAAGATCAACTTCGACAACGTAGGGATGGGCTACCTATCACTGCTACAAGTG GCCACGTTTAAAGGCTGGATGAACATCATGTATTCAGCGGTGGATTCCAGACAG GTGGAGTCCCAGCCATATTACGAGGACAACCTGTATATGTACATGTACTTTGTGTGCTTCATCATCTTTGGCTCCTTCTTCACCCTCAACCTCTTCATCGGAGTCATCATCGACAATTTCAACCAGCAGAAAGCAAAG CTCGGAGGAACAGATTTATTTATGACTGAAGAACAGAAGAAATACTACAATGCCATGAAGAAACTGGGCTCAAAGAAGCCTCAGAAACCTGTTCCTCGACCTAAA AACAAGTTTCAGGGTCTAGTCTTTGACCTTGTGACCAAACAGTTTTTTGATATCCTCATTATGGTGTTGATCTGCCTCAACATGGTGACAATGATGGTGGAAACAGATGAACAGAGTCAGGAGAAGGAAGCCATTCTGTACTGGGTCAACCTCgtcttcatcatcatcttcaccACAGAGTGCTGCCTCAAGATGATCGCTCTGCGGAAGCACTACTTTAATGTCGGCTGGAACATATTTGATTTTGTGGTGGTTATACTGTCCGTCATTG GCCTTCTTCTTGCTGACATAATCGAGAAGTATTTTGTTTCTCCCACTCTCTTCCGTGTGATCCGATTGGCTCGCATTGGCCGGATCCTTCGTCTCATTCGGGGAGCCAAGGGAATCCGAACGCTGTTATTTGCCTTAATGATGTCACTTCCTGCCCTCTTCAACATTGGcctgctcctcttcctcatcaTGTTCATTTTCTCCATCTTCGGCATGTCTAACTTTGCCTACGTGAAGAAGGAGGGCATGATTGACGACATCTTCAACTTTGAGAGCTTTGGGAATAGTATGATCTGTATGTTCATGATCACTACGTCAGCTGGATGGGATGGTCTGCTATATCCTATCATGAACACACCTCCTGACTGTGATCCATACTTTGAAAACCCAGGCTCACCTGTCAAAGGAAACTGTGGTAGCCCAGCAGTGGGCATCGTCTTCTTCACCTCATACATCATCATGTCCTTTTTGGTGGTGGTCAACATGTACATTGCCATCATCCTGGAGAACTTTAATGTTGCCACAGAAGAGAGCTCAGATCCACTGTCTGAGGATGACTTTGATATGTTCTATGAAACCTGGGAGAAGTTTGACCCTCAAGCTTCGCAATTCATACACTACAG TGAGCTGTCAGACCTCTGTGATGCTCTACAGGATCCCATGAGGATTCCCAAACCCAATACCATCAAACTGATACAAATGGATCTGCCTTTAGTTCCAGGAGACAAGATCCACTGTATGGACATCCTGCTAGCCCTCACTGCAGAG gTTTTGGGTGAATCTGAGGCAATGGATGCTCTAAAGGCCACCATAGAGGAGAAATTCATGGCCAGCAATCCCTCAAAG GTGCTGTATGAACCAATCAGCAACACCTTGCGCAGGAAACATGAGGAGTTGGCTGCAACATTGATCCAGAGAGCCTACAGGAGACACCTCCTGCAGCGAGTGCTCAAACTAGCGTCCTACAAGTACAGAGAGAGGACAGAGGGACGGCAAGACGATCTGTCTCCACCAGAGACAGAAGGATTCCTCTGTAAACGAATGAACCAGCTGTACGGAGACAGCGAGACAGTTGCAGCTGCATCAGATGAAGGCCGGAGCATCCATGTGGAGCCACAGAGGGACATTCTCCTCCACTCTGCTCCTCCACACAGCGACTGCAACTTTCTACAAGATGAGAGCCTGACAGAGTCGATGATTCAGTCTCAGACAAACTCAAATCAGGAGTGTTTCTTGTCAAAGATGTAG
- the LOC124864133 gene encoding sodium channel protein type 4 subunit alpha B-like isoform X1, which produces MATRKRGKSFFELWRRNKERGAVLKRTNQLRTSHLRRLLGNTEARVVLQNVNMAPLLPPVGAEVFRRLTPASLEEIQRRHEAEEREQQSRKEQKIEIAEENLPKPASDLEAGKPLPFIYGDPPPEFLNIPLEELDPFYQSQKTFIILSKGNIIYRFNADPACYLLSPLNPLRIFSIRILIHSLFSLFIMVTILTNCVFMTMSDPPAWSKTVEYVFTGIYTLEATIKVLSRGFCVGDFTFLRDPWNWLDFMVISMAYLTEFVDLGNVSALRTFRVLRALKTITVIPGLKMIVGALIQSVKKLRDVMILTVFCLSVFALIGLQLFMGNLRQKCVLIPPQSLNNHTSEEASNISLYGNNSTDYDYYMHINDPENYYYLPGQPDALLCGNSSDSGTCPDGYMCLKTGRNPNYGYTSYDSFSWAFLALFRLMTQDYWENLFHLTLRAAGKTYMIFFVVIIFLGSFYLINLILAVVAMAYAEQNEANIAEAKQKEEEYAQILEALKKREEEQLANRAALLEKEDSASQSHEQEHTMMDDFDDDQRPCPPCWYVFADIFLKWNCCSCWRWLKKVLYTIVMDPFVDLTITICIVLNTVFMAMEHYPMTEEFEELLSIGNLVFTGIFTAEMVLKLLAMDPYHYFQVGWNIFDSIIVTMSLVELGLANVQGLSVLRSFRLMRVFKLAKSWPTLNMLIKIIGNSVGALGNLTLVLAIIVFIFAVVGMQLFGKSYQDCVCRISSDCELPRWHMNDFFHAFLIIFRVLCGEWIETMWDCMEVAGQSMCLIVFMMVLVIGNLVVLNLFLALLLSSFSGGNLSAPEDEGENNLQIAINRISRAIAWTKTWFLKHIWTVVLKKNNVNADTTAVTCEEGGKSKEALALTIITLEQPMVQVQTPRIDVSNLSSYYQNITSLKVPIAEAESDFEIPDNEDDEEDEDNIEEQLHQGDEGSVCSTVQRLPEVPKEEEEDDTPEDCCTEKCYSRCPWLDIDMSQNRGKFWYNFRKTCFTIVEHNYFETFIIFMILLSSGALAFEDIYIEQRRVIKIILEYADQVFTYVFVVEMVLKWVAYGFKTYFTNAWCWLDFLIVDVSLVSLTANILGYSELGAIKSLRTLRALRPLRALSRFEGMRVVVNALVGAIPSIFNVLLVCLIFWLIFSIMGVNLFAGKFYYCFNKTSEDVFHIDQVNNKTECFELIQQNFTEVHWKNSKINFDNVGMGYLSLLQVATFKGWMNIMYSAVDSRQVESQPYYEDNLYMYMYFVCFIIFGSFFTLNLFIGVIIDNFNQQKAKLGGTDLFMTEEQKKYYNAMKKLGSKKPQKPVPRPKNKFQGLVFDLVTKQFFDILIMVLICLNMVTMMVETDEQSQEKEAILYWVNLVFIIIFTTECCLKMIALRKHYFNVGWNIFDFVVVILSVIGLLLADIIEKYFVSPTLFRVIRLARIGRILRLIRGAKGIRTLLFALMMSLPALFNIGLLLFLIMFIFSIFGMSNFAYVKKEGMIDDIFNFESFGNSMICMFMITTSAGWDGLLYPIMNTPPDCDPYFENPGSPVKGNCGSPAVGIVFFTSYIIMSFLVVVNMYIAIILENFNVATEESSDPLSEDDFDMFYETWEKFDPQASQFIHYSELSDLCDALQDPMRIPKPNTIKLIQMDLPLVPGDKIHCMDILLALTAEVLGESEAMDALKATIEEKFMASNPSKVLYEPISNTLRRKHEELAATLIQRAYRRHLLQRVLKLASYKYRERTEGRQDDLSPPETEGFLCKRMNQLYGDSETVAAASDEGRSIHVEPQRDILLHSAPPHSDCNFLQDESLTESMIQSQTNSNQECFLSKM; this is translated from the exons ATGGCCACCAGGAAGAgaggaaaatctttttttgaaTTATGGAGGAGAAACAAGGAGAGAGGAGCGGTTCTAAAGAGAACCAATCAACTGAGAACATCCCACCT gagacggttgctaggcaacacaGAAGCAAGGGTGGTACTCCAAAATGTCAATATGGCACCTCTGTTGCCCCCTGTTGGTGCGGAGGTGTTTAGACGTTTAACACCAGCTTCACTGGAGGAAATTCAACGACGGCATGAAGCTGAAGAGAGAGAGCAGCAAAGCAGAAAGGAGCAGAAGATCGAG ATAGCAGAGGAAAATCTTCCTAAACCAGCAAGTGATCTGGAAGCTGGGAAGCCCCTGCCCTTTATTTATGGAGACCCACCCCCAGAGTTTCTCAACATCCCATTGGAGGAGTTGGACCCCTTCTACCAATCACAGAAG ACCTTCATCATACTCAGTAAAGGAAACATCATCTACAGGTTTAATGCTGATCCTGCCTGTTACCTGCTGAGTCCTTTAAACCCTCTGAGGATCTTCTCCATCAGGATCCTCATCCATTC tttatTCAGTCTCTTCATCATGGTGACAATCCTGACCAACTGTGTGTTCATGACCATGAGTGATCCTCCAGCATGGAGCAAGACGGTGGa ATACGTGTTCACAGGGATCTACACGCTCGAGGCAACCATCAAAGTGTTGTCCAGAGGATTCTGTGTGGGAGACTTCACCTTCCTGAGAGATCCGTGGAACTGGCTGGACTTCATGGTCATCAGCATGGC ATACCTGACAGAGTTTGTTGACTTGGGAAATGTTTCTGCACTGAGGACTTTCAGAGTTCTCCGAGCCCTGAAAACGATCACAGTAATCCCTG GTTTAAAGATGATTGTCGGAGCTCTCATCCAATCAGTGAAGAAGCTGCGTGACGTCATGATTCTGACCGTGTTTTGTCTCAGTGTCTTTGCTCTGATTGGTCTTCAGCTTTTCATGGGAAACCTTAGACAAAAATGTGTACTGATCCCACCACAGTCACTCAACAACCACACATCAGAGGAAGCATCCAACATCAGTCTCTATGGAAACAACAGCACTGACTATGATTACTACATGCACATTAACGACCCAG AGAATTACTACTACCTACCTGGTCAACCTGATGCTTTGCTGTGTGGAAACAGCTCTGATTCAGG AACCTGTCCAGATGGCTACATGTGTCTGAAGACCGGGAGAAACCCAAACTACGGTTATACCAGCTACGACTCTTTCAGCTGGGCGTTTCTGGCGCTGTTCAGACTCATGACCCAGGACTACTGGGAAAACCTGTTCCACCTG ACACTGCGAGCAGCAGGCAAAACCTACATGATCTTCTTCGTGGTCATCATTTTCCTTGGTTCCTTCTACCTCATTAATCTCATCCTGGCGGTGGTTGCCATGGCGTACGCTGAGCAGAACGAGGCTAACATTGCTGAggccaaacaaaaagaagaggAGTACGCCCAGATCCTGGAGGCGCTGAagaagagagaagaggag CAGTTGGCCAACAGGGCAGCACTCTTGGAAAAAGAAGACTCTGCATCACAGAGCCATGAACAGGAGCACACTATGATGGACG ACTTTGATGACGACCAGAGACCATGTCCTCCATGCTGGTATGTGTTTGCTGATATCTTCCTGAAGTGGAACTGTTGCAGCTGTTGGAGATGGCTGAAAAAAGTTCTCTATACTATTGTCATGGATCCATTTGTGGACCTCACCATCACCATCTGCATTGTCCTCAACACCGTCTTCATGGCCATGGAGCATTATCCGATGACTGAGGAGTTCGAGGAGCTTCTCAGCATTGGAAATCTG GTCTTTACAGGGATCTTTACAGCCGAGATGGTTCTCAAACTTCTGGCAATGGATCCATATCATTACTTCCAG GTGGGCTGGAACATCTTTGACAGCATCATTGTCACCATGAGTCTTGTGGAGCTGGGGCTGGCTAACGTTCAGGGTCTGTCTGTGCTGCGGTCCTTCAGATTG ATGAGAGTCTTTAAGCTGGCCAAATCATGGCCGACTCTCAACATGTTGATAAAGATTATCGGGAACTCTGTGGGAGCGCTGGGAAACTTAACGCTGGTACTCGCCATTATTGTCTTCATCTTCGCTGTCGTTGGGATGCAGCTGTTTGGAAAGAGCTACCAAGATTGCGTCTGTCGCATTTCATCCGACTGTGAGCTTCCTCGCTGGCACATGAACGACTTCTTTCATGccttcctcatcatcttcagGGTTCTTTGTGGCGAGTGGATTGAGACCATGTGGGACTGTATGGAGGTCGCAGGGCAGTCTATGTGTCTGATTGTCTTCATGATGGTGCTGGTGATTGGCAACCTGGTG GTCCTGAATCTGTTCCTGGCCTTGTTGCTGAGCTCATTCAGTGGTGGCAATCTTTCTGCTCCAGAAGACGAAGGAGAAAACAATCTCCAGATTGCGATAAACCGGATCAGCAGGGCTATAGCCTGGACCAAGACCTGGTTCCTCAAACATATCTGGACTGTGGTGTTAAAGAAGAACAATGTGAATGCAGACACAACTG CTGTGACCTGCGAGGAAGGCGGTAAATCGAAGGAAGCTTTAGCTCTAACAATCATAACTTTAGAACAGCCAATGGTACAAGTCCAAACCCCGAGAATTGACGTTTCCAACCTGAGCAGCTACTACCAAAACATCACATCTCTCAAGGTCCCCATTGCTGAGGCCGAGTCTGACTTTGAGATTCCTGataatgaagatgatgaggaggatGAGGATAATATAGAAGAACAGCTCCATCAA GGTGATGAGGGTTCGGTCTGCAGCACCGTGCAGAGACTTCCTGAAGTCCcaaaggaagaagaagaagatgacaCTCCTGAAGACTGTTGCACAGAAA AGTGTTACAGTCGCTGTCCGTGGCTGGATATAGACATGTCCCAGAACAGAGGAAAGTTCTGGTATAATTTCAGGAAAACTTGCTTCACCATCGTAGAGCACAACTACTTTGAGACGTTCATCATCTTCATGATCCTGCTGAGCAGTGGAGCGCTG GCTTTTGAGGACATCTACATTGAGCAGCGCCGGGTCATCAAGATAATTCTGGAATATGCAGATCAGGTTTTCACTTACGTGTTTGTGGTGGAGATGGTTCTCAAGTGGGTTGCCTATGGTTTCAAGACCTACTTCACCAACGCTTGGTGCTGGCTGGACTTCCTCATTGTAGAT GTGTCTCTGGTGTCACTGACAGCAAACATTCTGGGATACTCTGAGCTGGGGGCCATCAAGTCTCTGAGGACTCTGAGAGCACTAAGGCCTCTCAGGGCCTTGTCTCGCTTTGAGGGCATGAGG GTGGTGGTTAATGCCTTGGTTGGTGCCATACCCTCGATCTTCAATGTGCTGCTGGTCTGTTTGATCTTCTGGCTCATTTTTAGCATCATGGGTGTGAACCTGTTTGCAGGGAAGTTTTATTACTGTTTCAACAAAACATCAGAGGACGTGTTCCACATTGACCAAGTCAACAATAAGACCGAGTGTTTCGAGCTGATTCAGCAAAACTTCACCGAGGTCCACTGGAAGAACAGCAAGATCAACTTCGACAACGTAGGGATGGGCTACCTATCACTGCTACAAGTG GCCACGTTTAAAGGCTGGATGAACATCATGTATTCAGCGGTGGATTCCAGACAG GTGGAGTCCCAGCCATATTACGAGGACAACCTGTATATGTACATGTACTTTGTGTGCTTCATCATCTTTGGCTCCTTCTTCACCCTCAACCTCTTCATCGGAGTCATCATCGACAATTTCAACCAGCAGAAAGCAAAG CTCGGAGGAACAGATTTATTTATGACTGAAGAACAGAAGAAATACTACAATGCCATGAAGAAACTGGGCTCAAAGAAGCCTCAGAAACCTGTTCCTCGACCTAAA AACAAGTTTCAGGGTCTAGTCTTTGACCTTGTGACCAAACAGTTTTTTGATATCCTCATTATGGTGTTGATCTGCCTCAACATGGTGACAATGATGGTGGAAACAGATGAACAGAGTCAGGAGAAGGAAGCCATTCTGTACTGGGTCAACCTCgtcttcatcatcatcttcaccACAGAGTGCTGCCTCAAGATGATCGCTCTGCGGAAGCACTACTTTAATGTCGGCTGGAACATATTTGATTTTGTGGTGGTTATACTGTCCGTCATTG GCCTTCTTCTTGCTGACATAATCGAGAAGTATTTTGTTTCTCCCACTCTCTTCCGTGTGATCCGATTGGCTCGCATTGGCCGGATCCTTCGTCTCATTCGGGGAGCCAAGGGAATCCGAACGCTGTTATTTGCCTTAATGATGTCACTTCCTGCCCTCTTCAACATTGGcctgctcctcttcctcatcaTGTTCATTTTCTCCATCTTCGGCATGTCTAACTTTGCCTACGTGAAGAAGGAGGGCATGATTGACGACATCTTCAACTTTGAGAGCTTTGGGAATAGTATGATCTGTATGTTCATGATCACTACGTCAGCTGGATGGGATGGTCTGCTATATCCTATCATGAACACACCTCCTGACTGTGATCCATACTTTGAAAACCCAGGCTCACCTGTCAAAGGAAACTGTGGTAGCCCAGCAGTGGGCATCGTCTTCTTCACCTCATACATCATCATGTCCTTTTTGGTGGTGGTCAACATGTACATTGCCATCATCCTGGAGAACTTTAATGTTGCCACAGAAGAGAGCTCAGATCCACTGTCTGAGGATGACTTTGATATGTTCTATGAAACCTGGGAGAAGTTTGACCCTCAAGCTTCGCAATTCATACACTACAG TGAGCTGTCAGACCTCTGTGATGCTCTACAGGATCCCATGAGGATTCCCAAACCCAATACCATCAAACTGATACAAATGGATCTGCCTTTAGTTCCAGGAGACAAGATCCACTGTATGGACATCCTGCTAGCCCTCACTGCAGAG gTTTTGGGTGAATCTGAGGCAATGGATGCTCTAAAGGCCACCATAGAGGAGAAATTCATGGCCAGCAATCCCTCAAAG GTGCTGTATGAACCAATCAGCAACACCTTGCGCAGGAAACATGAGGAGTTGGCTGCAACATTGATCCAGAGAGCCTACAGGAGACACCTCCTGCAGCGAGTGCTCAAACTAGCGTCCTACAAGTACAGAGAGAGGACAGAGGGACGGCAAGACGATCTGTCTCCACCAGAGACAGAAGGATTCCTCTGTAAACGAATGAACCAGCTGTACGGAGACAGCGAGACAGTTGCAGCTGCATCAGATGAAGGCCGGAGCATCCATGTGGAGCCACAGAGGGACATTCTCCTCCACTCTGCTCCTCCACACAGCGACTGCAACTTTCTACAAGATGAGAGCCTGACAGAGTCGATGATTCAGTCTCAGACAAACTCAAATCAGGAGTGTTTCTTGTCAAAGATGTAG